In Candidatus Nitrosotenuis cloacae, the following proteins share a genomic window:
- a CDS encoding sensor histidine kinase: MKISYLLFISITILIMTYTLHTYFTYEFAINEAKKSASLRNQAQVTNIMKDLDRYIDGRISNFNNIAQVRQIHEEVIKSNKQFSDVDVQSIQTRTPNSTGKKIPFLQEAQSSKLSSDLREIVNLYKNEYNYDVVSELFVTNMYGANIALGAGTSDYLQNDEAWWQVTKNKQVYIGNIEYQEDYNDYALTLAYPILDESDNFIGSMRILITMEDLLHDFVNDVDILRESKKNVVLLNDDGQIIFENGNYYPGNSKQYFSHLTDHSNTIEITDGDHSFLVSYVRSIGFKDFKGFDWIAIIEQDQSVILDDFNDLRTSILISSVIGVVTAVALSLILSYFVTNPLKKMSKLTTKLGQGDFNTTMQKSKITEINAIVDSFNKMEISLKKLLETEKKLAEANIKIKNERLTAIGELAASMAHDMKNPLGTIRSGIDIIKRSLGPSKDMQDVMKRTERAISRISHQIEDVLNYVRVTPLDVKPMMIKSIIQSAIQSVNVPKNITIEFDGSDAQINCDERKMEIVFINLILNSVQAIGNDGGTITIRIRIRDNNVMVEIQDSGQGVPESIAADMFKPLVTTKQQGTGLGLASCKNIIEQHGGTITFKNDPTIFSVFIPRDLRTNETI, translated from the coding sequence TTGAAAATTTCGTATTTGTTATTCATTTCGATTACAATACTAATCATGACTTATACGCTTCACACGTATTTTACATATGAATTTGCAATAAATGAGGCAAAAAAATCTGCGTCACTAAGAAATCAAGCCCAAGTTACAAACATCATGAAGGATCTAGATAGATATATTGATGGCAGGATTTCTAACTTTAACAACATCGCACAGGTCAGGCAGATCCATGAAGAGGTGATCAAGTCAAACAAGCAGTTTAGCGATGTTGATGTACAGTCTATTCAGACAAGAACGCCAAACAGTACCGGGAAAAAAATTCCGTTTCTACAAGAAGCACAGAGCTCGAAGCTTTCGTCAGATCTGCGTGAGATAGTAAATCTCTACAAAAATGAGTACAACTATGACGTCGTAAGCGAGCTCTTTGTCACAAATATGTATGGGGCCAACATAGCATTGGGAGCAGGAACGTCAGATTATTTACAAAACGACGAAGCGTGGTGGCAGGTTACAAAGAACAAACAGGTATACATTGGCAATATAGAATATCAGGAAGACTACAACGATTATGCCCTTACTTTGGCATATCCAATTCTGGATGAGTCTGACAATTTCATTGGTTCAATGCGAATTTTGATAACTATGGAAGATCTGCTTCATGATTTTGTTAATGATGTGGATATTCTGCGAGAATCAAAAAAGAATGTAGTTTTGTTAAATGACGATGGACAGATCATTTTTGAAAATGGCAATTATTATCCTGGAAATTCAAAGCAATACTTTTCGCATCTTACAGATCATAGCAATACGATAGAGATCACAGATGGGGATCATTCATTTTTGGTCTCTTATGTAAGATCAATCGGATTTAAGGACTTTAAGGGATTTGACTGGATTGCAATAATAGAACAGGATCAGTCAGTTATACTTGACGATTTTAATGATCTGCGAACTAGCATACTAATATCTTCAGTTATTGGAGTTGTGACGGCGGTGGCGCTAAGCCTGATTCTATCGTATTTTGTGACAAATCCACTAAAGAAGATGTCCAAGCTCACTACCAAATTGGGGCAGGGTGATTTCAATACGACAATGCAGAAGAGCAAGATTACAGAAATTAATGCAATTGTGGACTCCTTCAACAAGATGGAGATATCATTGAAGAAATTACTAGAGACCGAAAAAAAATTAGCCGAAGCCAACATCAAAATTAAAAACGAGAGGCTCACGGCCATTGGAGAGCTCGCCGCAAGCATGGCTCATGACATGAAAAACCCCCTTGGTACAATCAGAAGTGGCATAGATATAATCAAACGCTCATTGGGCCCAAGCAAAGACATGCAGGACGTGATGAAGAGAACCGAGCGAGCCATATCCAGAATATCACACCAGATAGAAGATGTCCTAAACTATGTAAGAGTAACGCCATTAGATGTCAAACCGATGATGATCAAATCGATCATACAGTCGGCAATTCAGTCAGTCAATGTACCAAAAAATATCACAATTGAGTTTGATGGTAGTGACGCTCAGATTAACTGTGATGAGAGAAAAATGGAGATAGTGTTCATCAATTTGATCCTAAACTCCGTACAGGCAATAGGAAACGACGGTGGGACAATAACCATCAGGATTAGAATCAGAGACAACAACGTTATGGTAGAAATTCAAGATTCAGGACAGGGTGTGCCTGAATCCATTGCAGCAGACATGTTCAAGCCGCTTGTTACTACAAAGCAACAAGGAACTGGTCTTGGATTGGCCAGTTGTAAAAACATCATAGAGCAACACGGTGGGACAATTACTTTCAAGAATGACCCTACGATATTTTCAGTGTTCATACCACGTGATCTTAGAACTAATGAAACAATCTGA
- a CDS encoding CFI-box-CTERM domain-containing protein — MFVNPAPSLAQEFDSAQMGFGMPDITVTPTSGPPGTEVEISVKNMPAPPVGNDPRIEFFVYLPFVSAIGNNVANNCNGEKCFPVYSFEEINEGKVAPKTITFALFSKQNPDPTLQGGQMESVCDVKVNGKTIERYSTVCVDNDQPVGDYDIKFAWGIQRSDVFDVREVITFTVTDGTSPEDDEFENSDDIVFEKYKNAEITEEEFERQLADLGYSEQDIRQAKALLGKLPHQQGSFSPEQKQAIEEGIKKGEEARAEEREQEAQTAIPIEQVEDVVESETVEGERENVAEKGGGCLIATAAYGTEMSSQVQLLREVRDNVVFGTSSGATFMSGFNSFYYSFSPTVADWERQSPAFKDMVRITLTPMLSSLAILNHVGIDSESEMLGYGIGIIVLNAAMYFVLPAIIINKIRTSLQNKVE, encoded by the coding sequence TTGTTTGTAAATCCTGCACCGTCACTTGCGCAAGAGTTTGACTCGGCGCAGATGGGCTTTGGGATGCCGGATATCACTGTGACTCCGACGTCCGGCCCGCCTGGAACCGAGGTAGAGATATCTGTCAAGAACATGCCTGCACCGCCAGTCGGCAACGATCCTAGAATCGAGTTTTTCGTGTATCTTCCGTTTGTCTCGGCGATAGGCAACAATGTTGCAAACAACTGCAACGGGGAAAAGTGCTTTCCGGTCTATTCCTTTGAGGAGATAAACGAGGGCAAGGTAGCGCCAAAGACGATAACGTTTGCGCTGTTCAGCAAGCAAAATCCAGATCCCACGCTGCAAGGAGGCCAGATGGAATCGGTGTGCGACGTCAAAGTGAATGGTAAGACGATTGAGCGATACAGCACCGTTTGCGTCGACAACGACCAGCCGGTGGGAGATTACGACATAAAATTTGCATGGGGAATTCAGAGGTCGGATGTTTTTGATGTTAGAGAGGTGATCACATTTACCGTTACCGATGGAACATCACCTGAAGACGACGAGTTTGAAAATTCTGACGACATTGTGTTTGAAAAATACAAGAACGCGGAGATAACCGAGGAAGAATTTGAGAGACAGCTGGCGGACTTGGGATATAGCGAACAGGACATAAGGCAGGCAAAGGCACTGCTTGGCAAGCTGCCGCACCAGCAGGGTTCCTTCTCACCTGAGCAAAAGCAGGCAATAGAAGAGGGAATCAAGAAGGGGGAGGAGGCAAGAGCCGAGGAGAGAGAGCAGGAAGCCCAGACCGCAATCCCGATCGAGCAGGTTGAAGATGTGGTGGAGAGTGAGACCGTAGAGGGTGAAAGGGAGAATGTGGCCGAAAAGGGCGGCGGATGCCTGATTGCGACTGCCGCATACGGAACGGAGATGTCATCGCAGGTGCAGCTTCTCAGGGAGGTTAGGGACAACGTGGTGTTTGGTACAAGCTCCGGGGCCACGTTTATGTCAGGATTCAACTCGTTCTACTATTCATTCAGCCCGACGGTTGCAGATTGGGAACGACAAAGTCCAGCATTCAAGGATATGGTCAGAATTACACTCACCCCTATGCTGTCATCGCTGGCAATACTGAATCATGTAGGCATTGATTCCGAATCAGAAATGCTAGGATATGGAATTGGTATCATCGTGCTCAATGCAGCAATGTACTTTGTTCTGCCAGCAATAATAATCAACAAAATAAGAACAAGTCTACAAAATAAAGTAGAATGA
- the coaBC gene encoding bifunctional phosphopantothenoylcysteine decarboxylase/phosphopantothenate--cysteine ligase CoaBC, translating to MDIVESHGTELAGKRIVLCISGSVAAYKSIELARLLMRHGADVTCVASDAVTKLIQPDYFKWATGNKAVTKLTGDLEHIKLADYNRSDLIVVYPGTANTLGKLANGIDDTPVSTVLTVGFGAKIPIVMALAMHQAMYENSAVLRNIAFLKDKVEFVEPNMVEGKAKAAEPEDVLEYVLRRFGRSPALSGRRVLITAGPTIEHIDPVRVITNQSTGRTGILLARELISAGAQVTLVYGPGAEEAPKGARVISVKTVNEMFSVVKKELEQKRFDVAILAAAASDYTTTPSRTKIKSTQKELIIKLRRAPKIIDHVKKIQSDIFLVGFKAEADVSKKALVASAMKKIRESGADLVIANDVGARYQKNPELNEVLIVDRDGKVVSSGRQKKLKISKFIRKHLEKSLA from the coding sequence TTGGATATAGTGGAATCACACGGCACAGAGCTTGCGGGAAAGAGAATAGTGCTGTGTATATCCGGGAGTGTTGCGGCATACAAGTCAATAGAGCTTGCCAGGCTGCTGATGAGGCATGGTGCTGATGTCACTTGCGTTGCAAGCGACGCGGTGACAAAGCTCATTCAGCCGGACTATTTCAAGTGGGCCACCGGCAACAAGGCAGTTACAAAGCTGACAGGCGACTTGGAACACATCAAGCTTGCAGACTATAACAGATCGGATCTCATAGTGGTGTACCCGGGGACTGCAAACACTCTTGGTAAGCTTGCAAACGGAATCGATGACACACCGGTATCCACCGTTCTGACAGTCGGATTTGGTGCAAAGATACCGATAGTGATGGCCCTTGCTATGCACCAAGCAATGTATGAAAATTCCGCCGTCTTGCGCAACATTGCATTTCTAAAGGACAAAGTAGAGTTTGTGGAACCAAACATGGTGGAGGGAAAGGCAAAGGCTGCAGAGCCTGAGGACGTGCTAGAATACGTGCTGCGCAGGTTCGGCCGCTCGCCGGCTCTCTCAGGCAGGCGCGTCCTGATTACGGCAGGTCCCACCATAGAGCACATCGATCCAGTCAGAGTGATTACCAACCAGAGTACTGGAAGGACCGGTATCTTACTTGCAAGAGAGCTAATTTCAGCTGGGGCGCAGGTCACCTTGGTGTACGGTCCAGGTGCTGAAGAGGCGCCAAAGGGAGCAAGAGTGATTTCTGTAAAGACAGTAAATGAGATGTTTAGTGTGGTGAAAAAGGAACTAGAACAGAAAAGGTTTGATGTTGCAATATTGGCGGCGGCGGCTTCTGATTACACCACAACTCCGAGCAGAACAAAGATCAAGAGCACTCAAAAGGAGCTGATCATAAAACTGCGGAGGGCCCCGAAGATAATCGATCACGTCAAGAAGATTCAGAGCGACATCTTTCTTGTCGGGTTCAAGGCGGAAGCGGACGTCTCAAAGAAGGCACTTGTGGCATCTGCGATGAAAAAGATCAGAGAGTCTGGAGCAGACTTGGTGATTGCAAACGATGTCGGCGCCAGATACCAAAAGAACCCCGAACTAAACGAGGTGCTAATAGTGGACAGGGATGGCAAGGTAGTAAGCTCCGGGCGACAGAAGAAGCTAAAGATCTCAAAGTTTATCAGAAAGCATCTTGAGAAAAGCTTGGCTTGA
- the panB gene encoding 3-methyl-2-oxobutanoate hydroxymethyltransferase, which produces MHKSVKDILDKKKTGQKISVITAYDYTLASLCDKAGVDIMLVGDSAGMVMLGYESTIPVTMDQMVLFTEAVSRARQNSLVVADMPFMSYQASASDAIANSGRLIKAGADAVKLEGGKVVAQTIRAIVETGIPVMGHIGFQPQTTTLAQGYRVQGRTADTARTLIEDAKALEEAGAFSIALEMVTSEVSKIISETVSIPTIGIGSGRFCDGQVLVVHDVLGMYDKLKPKFVKQYLSLSDEITKAVSSYRSEVESAKFPAEENWFTMEKSELERLLKEIGR; this is translated from the coding sequence TTGCATAAGTCGGTAAAGGACATTTTGGATAAGAAAAAGACAGGACAAAAGATCTCAGTGATTACCGCATACGACTACACCCTTGCGTCGCTGTGCGACAAGGCGGGAGTAGACATCATGCTTGTGGGTGATAGTGCAGGAATGGTGATGTTAGGATACGAAAGCACCATACCAGTCACCATGGACCAGATGGTGTTGTTTACGGAGGCTGTATCCCGTGCGAGGCAGAACTCCCTTGTGGTAGCAGACATGCCGTTCATGTCGTACCAGGCAAGCGCATCGGATGCGATTGCAAACTCTGGCAGGCTGATCAAGGCGGGAGCCGATGCAGTAAAGCTGGAAGGTGGAAAGGTAGTTGCGCAGACAATCCGTGCAATAGTGGAAACGGGAATACCCGTCATGGGACACATCGGATTTCAACCTCAGACGACTACGCTAGCGCAGGGTTACAGGGTTCAGGGAAGGACCGCGGATACAGCACGCACTTTGATTGAGGACGCCAAGGCGCTAGAGGAGGCAGGGGCATTTTCCATAGCACTTGAGATGGTGACATCGGAGGTATCAAAGATAATCTCGGAGACGGTATCAATTCCAACAATAGGAATCGGCTCCGGAAGGTTTTGCGACGGGCAGGTCTTGGTGGTGCACGATGTCTTGGGAATGTACGACAAGCTAAAGCCGAAATTTGTAAAGCAGTATCTTTCATTATCGGACGAGATAACAAAGGCGGTTTCAAGTTACAGGTCAGAGGTAGAGTCCGCCAAGTTTCCCGCAGAGGAGAACTGGTTTACCATGGAAAAGTCAGAGCTTGAGAGGTTGCTAAAGGAGATTGGTAGGTAA
- a CDS encoding 4-phosphopantoate--beta-alanine ligase has translation MKQVIPKSHPRAQSLYIRERLVHAFDGGLVAKEGLMAHGRGEAFDYLIGERTSKTAKNAIRAAAFMLQQAQNPVISVNGNIAGLCPKEIVELARASGAKIEVNLFYSTEQRKQNIYKTLRRHGASEILGLDKKNSRRISGLDSARRVVDKDGIYSADVVVVPLEDGDRTMALKKSGKKVITFDLNPLSRTAQTADITIVDNVVRGIRELVTQCGRKQVKPKFDNKKNLAYSIIQIRDNLTRRAQVA, from the coding sequence ATGAAACAAGTCATTCCAAAATCTCATCCAAGGGCGCAGTCGCTGTACATCAGAGAGAGGTTAGTACACGCGTTTGACGGAGGGCTGGTGGCAAAAGAGGGACTCATGGCGCATGGGAGGGGTGAGGCGTTTGACTATTTGATTGGCGAAAGGACGTCAAAGACTGCGAAAAATGCCATCAGGGCTGCCGCGTTCATGTTACAGCAGGCACAAAATCCGGTCATCTCGGTAAACGGCAACATCGCGGGGTTGTGCCCAAAGGAAATAGTGGAGCTTGCAAGAGCATCGGGGGCAAAGATAGAGGTCAACCTGTTCTATTCTACTGAGCAGAGAAAACAGAACATCTACAAAACTTTACGAAGACATGGGGCGTCAGAGATTCTGGGACTGGACAAGAAGAATTCTAGGCGTATTTCTGGCTTGGACAGCGCAAGGAGAGTGGTGGACAAAGACGGCATATACTCTGCAGACGTCGTGGTGGTCCCGTTGGAGGATGGCGACAGGACCATGGCGCTAAAAAAGTCCGGAAAGAAGGTGATAACATTCGATCTCAATCCGCTGTCAAGAACTGCGCAGACTGCGGACATCACAATAGTGGACAATGTGGTCCGTGGGATAAGGGAGCTTGTCACGCAGTGCGGCAGAAAACAGGTAAAGCCGAAATTTGACAACAAGAAGAACCTGGCCTACTCCATCATACAGATAAGAGACAACCTCACCAGGAGGGCGCAGGTTGCATAA
- a CDS encoding pantoate kinase yields MKGVAFSPAHITGFFKAEVDRSLRPELQGSLGAGFSIEAGVTTTVKVEDSEFPDFKITVSGYQSDNTQVSEFVISEFLKYVNGNYLVSVNHDVRVPVGYGLGCSAAVALSLAYALNQAFDTGFSREQLGQIAHKAEVCCQTGLGDVLASYHGGFEIRTKGGAPGIGELKKIPIGRYSAIMICFSPISTKQFLKERLSSINGLGGKMVSKLERTQSVDEFHDYSVEFAKYVDIITPKMQQVIDELRSNGIRCGVALFGETIFTLVRPEQEGLVNEILERYSDGIIIRSQIDNSGARLLS; encoded by the coding sequence ATGAAAGGGGTTGCTTTTTCGCCTGCGCACATAACGGGATTCTTCAAGGCCGAGGTGGACCGCAGCCTGAGACCTGAGCTTCAGGGCTCGCTTGGTGCAGGATTTTCCATAGAGGCAGGAGTTACGACCACGGTAAAAGTGGAGGATTCAGAGTTTCCGGATTTCAAGATAACTGTAAGCGGGTATCAGTCTGACAACACGCAGGTTTCAGAGTTTGTGATTTCAGAGTTTCTAAAATATGTCAACGGCAATTATCTGGTGTCGGTAAATCACGATGTGAGGGTGCCAGTCGGGTACGGGCTTGGATGCTCTGCTGCAGTCGCGCTGTCACTTGCGTACGCACTAAACCAGGCGTTTGATACAGGGTTCTCAAGAGAACAGCTGGGGCAGATAGCCCACAAGGCCGAGGTCTGCTGTCAGACGGGGCTTGGCGACGTGCTTGCGTCATACCACGGCGGATTTGAGATTAGGACCAAGGGTGGTGCACCCGGCATTGGGGAGCTAAAAAAGATCCCAATTGGAAGATATTCTGCAATCATGATCTGTTTTTCTCCCATCTCCACAAAGCAGTTCCTAAAGGAGCGACTGTCGTCCATTAACGGCCTTGGCGGAAAGATGGTAAGCAAGCTGGAAAGGACGCAGAGCGTCGACGAGTTCCATGATTATTCGGTAGAATTTGCAAAATATGTGGACATCATAACTCCAAAGATGCAGCAGGTAATAGACGAATTGAGATCAAATGGGATAAGATGTGGCGTTGCGCTCTTTGGCGAGACGATATTTACACTGGTTCGGCCAGAGCAGGAGGGATTGGTAAACGAGATTTTGGAGAGATATTCAGACGGGATAATCATAAGATCGCAGATAGACAATTCTGGAGCAAGACTGCTAAGCTAA
- a CDS encoding phosphate signaling complex PhoU family protein: protein MTKFIRRLQRIGSSILVSLPKDWVEANKLDKSNEVELETNENTISITVNKAERPSKEVVISYPLPTDENIVADITGAYLLGYDVIRIKAKTTIPVEDREKIRNSMRRLVGMEIVEEDSSNINVQFLLDATTLNPAKILKRISSIALGMFNDLSLALISDDKSNIQTLSNRDDEVDRQYFLLVRLIRSTMIDSRLASTFRLENIDVLDYRMAANILETASDTLVEIANSVSNTTLSKSDLKKIYDITKDIETIHQKSIDAFIDQDRRLAIEAIAGHRKFQKKISDIRSSIEEKNQLQIDLLDLIYMFERVSRSWADIADLVKPVYS from the coding sequence CTGACTAAATTCATTCGACGCCTGCAAAGGATAGGAAGCAGCATACTAGTGTCGCTCCCAAAGGACTGGGTAGAGGCAAACAAGCTTGACAAGAGCAACGAGGTGGAACTGGAGACGAACGAAAACACCATCTCGATAACCGTAAACAAGGCCGAAAGGCCCTCAAAGGAGGTCGTAATATCATACCCGTTGCCCACCGACGAAAACATCGTAGCCGACATTACTGGCGCATACCTTCTGGGATATGACGTAATCAGAATCAAGGCAAAGACTACCATTCCAGTAGAGGACCGTGAAAAGATCCGAAACTCGATGAGGCGCCTGGTGGGGATGGAGATAGTCGAGGAAGACTCTTCAAACATCAACGTCCAGTTCCTACTTGACGCAACCACGCTGAATCCGGCAAAAATACTCAAGAGAATCAGCTCTATTGCGCTTGGAATGTTCAACGATCTCTCGCTTGCTCTGATATCGGACGACAAATCAAACATTCAGACGCTATCAAACCGTGACGACGAAGTCGACAGGCAGTACTTTCTCTTGGTTCGACTCATCCGCAGCACCATGATTGATTCCCGCCTTGCGTCAACATTCAGGCTGGAAAATATCGACGTGTTGGACTACAGAATGGCCGCAAACATACTGGAGACAGCAAGCGACACACTAGTGGAGATTGCAAACTCTGTTTCTAACACCACGCTCTCGAAAAGTGATCTGAAAAAAATCTACGACATAACAAAAGACATCGAGACAATACATCAAAAATCAATAGACGCATTCATCGACCAAGACAGGCGTCTTGCAATAGAGGCAATCGCCGGGCATCGAAAATTCCAGAAGAAGATATCGGACATCAGATCGTCAATTGAGGAAAAAAATCAACTCCAGATCGACTTGCTGGATTTGATCTACATGTTCGAGCGAGTCTCAAGATCCTGGGCCGACATAGCAGACCTAGTAAAGCCTGTATATTCTTAG
- a CDS encoding NUDIX hydrolase yields the protein MRKKTIYDGKILGLSIYEITIEGRKVKREIIEHRGAAAVLAFDEKGRVILVKQHRFPHGYILEIPAGTLEKGEKPQKCAFREIQEETGYSAKKMEHLLTYYPSVGYNQEAIHCFVATGVKKVSGQTLDEDEIMSVVKMDLKQLLNMIRKGKIIDSKTICAVTTYVLKNNL from the coding sequence ATGCGAAAGAAGACCATATACGACGGAAAGATTTTGGGTCTTTCGATTTACGAGATTACCATTGAGGGAAGGAAGGTCAAGCGCGAGATAATTGAGCATCGTGGCGCGGCTGCCGTCCTTGCGTTTGACGAGAAGGGACGCGTCATTTTGGTTAAGCAGCATCGATTTCCGCACGGGTATATACTGGAAATACCTGCAGGCACGCTAGAAAAGGGCGAAAAACCGCAAAAATGTGCGTTTAGAGAGATTCAGGAGGAGACAGGATATTCTGCAAAAAAGATGGAGCATCTTCTCACATACTATCCCTCCGTCGGATACAATCAGGAGGCGATTCACTGCTTTGTTGCAACCGGCGTCAAGAAGGTGAGCGGTCAAACATTAGACGAGGATGAGATAATGTCCGTAGTAAAGATGGATCTCAAACAGTTGCTAAACATGATAAGAAAAGGCAAGATAATAGACTCAAAGACTATCTGCGCAGTCACCACTTATGTTCTGAAGAACAACCTCTAA
- a CDS encoding AsnC family transcriptional regulator, translating into MDNLDLKILSILLDNCRESDRQIGSRIGVSGNAVRSRIERMLKNKIIENFSLKIEPPVLGYNVVYIVTTGRDITEILKQIELVGDPFFVVPCVGGITVCGIAVKENVQQKIEIAKNLMKDVRILSMFEAESRGVRSDLTKTDLEIINHLMKDPRMKIEDLSKVTKLSTKTITRSLQKLQNDEAILFTLVYDPIKFDQYIPFAVLAWVNGNLNQTLQAIKKKFAGSFLQKPFIAKNQIVLFFYSNNIFGLDNITQQVRGVSGVVAADLFIPRQVSFPQKWVNAAIKDARASSKLHLDIKQIK; encoded by the coding sequence TTGGACAATTTAGACCTCAAAATTCTCAGCATCCTGCTTGACAACTGCAGGGAATCAGATAGGCAGATTGGCAGCAGGATTGGAGTTTCAGGCAACGCAGTTAGGTCAAGGATTGAGAGGATGCTCAAGAACAAGATAATTGAGAATTTTTCTCTAAAGATAGAGCCACCGGTTCTTGGATACAACGTGGTGTACATAGTGACCACAGGCAGGGATATCACCGAAATACTAAAGCAGATAGAGCTGGTAGGTGATCCGTTCTTTGTTGTTCCGTGTGTGGGCGGGATCACCGTATGCGGCATAGCAGTAAAGGAGAACGTCCAGCAGAAGATAGAGATTGCAAAAAACCTGATGAAAGATGTGAGGATTTTGAGCATGTTTGAGGCAGAGAGTCGCGGCGTGCGATCGGATCTAACAAAGACGGATCTTGAGATAATCAACCACCTGATGAAAGATCCAAGGATGAAGATAGAGGATCTCTCAAAGGTCACCAAGCTTTCCACAAAGACAATTACGAGATCCCTGCAAAAGCTACAAAACGATGAGGCGATCTTGTTTACGTTGGTATACGATCCCATAAAGTTCGACCAATACATCCCGTTTGCAGTTTTGGCGTGGGTGAACGGAAACCTAAACCAAACACTGCAGGCAATCAAGAAAAAATTTGCCGGCTCGTTTCTGCAAAAGCCGTTCATTGCAAAAAACCAGATTGTGTTATTCTTTTACAGCAACAACATATTCGGACTAGACAATATAACACAGCAGGTACGCGGCGTGAGTGGTGTTGTGGCAGCGGATCTGTTCATTCCAAGACAAGTGAGCTTTCCACAGAAATGGGTCAATGCCGCAATAAAGGACGCAAGAGCATCCAGCAAGCTGCATCTTGATATCAAACAAATTAAATAA
- a CDS encoding ABC transporter permease, with the protein MDYRIQLARRMLANKKGSLIGAVLAVSIGILVIHVNFVIFQGLYDAIIRDLSSYRFGDVRVTDEEQFITKSDIVLVNWFERIPYVEAASPRMGSSASINSTKNGKLIEEFQIPVVGVDPFRDPRVSTVDQTVTEGQYVFSRNSIVVGSLVARDLGGVKVGDNLQVQVTDRRGEDQIRRFLVTGIVNSPGGQGLDTSVIMHIDTLRDMLDRKGETGEILVKLNDPTKADDVKRFFLTSFPNDDFKAETIEESAEEALRGFRSGIAMINMIGYFGMMSSAFAVVTIQMMLVSSKTREVGIMRAIGAKRADILVIFIMQGMMIGALGAGVGTAFGLSYTFYAKESHMSFQGSIPLEVSYNWPNIIQTALMAFALAVIASIYPAFKATKLQPVEAMRYV; encoded by the coding sequence ATGGATTACCGTATTCAGCTGGCACGAAGAATGCTTGCCAACAAGAAAGGCAGCCTTATCGGCGCGGTCCTTGCCGTATCAATCGGCATTCTGGTAATTCACGTCAATTTTGTAATATTTCAGGGACTTTACGATGCAATAATCAGGGATCTTTCAAGCTACAGGTTCGGCGACGTGCGCGTAACCGACGAGGAACAGTTCATTACAAAGTCCGACATCGTTTTGGTGAACTGGTTTGAGAGGATCCCGTACGTGGAGGCGGCCTCGCCCAGAATGGGGTCGTCTGCATCAATCAACTCTACAAAGAACGGCAAACTGATCGAGGAATTCCAAATCCCAGTGGTGGGTGTGGATCCGTTCCGCGATCCAAGGGTGTCCACAGTTGATCAGACCGTCACAGAAGGGCAGTACGTATTTTCCAGAAACTCCATCGTGGTAGGCTCGCTTGTAGCGCGAGATCTTGGTGGAGTCAAGGTGGGAGACAACCTGCAGGTGCAAGTCACCGACAGGCGCGGCGAGGATCAAATCAGGCGCTTTCTTGTCACCGGAATAGTCAACTCTCCTGGGGGACAGGGACTCGATACCAGCGTCATAATGCACATCGACACGCTGCGTGACATGCTAGACAGAAAGGGCGAAACCGGCGAGATACTGGTCAAGCTGAACGACCCTACAAAGGCAGATGATGTAAAACGATTCTTCCTGACCTCCTTCCCAAATGACGATTTCAAGGCGGAGACAATCGAGGAGTCGGCAGAGGAGGCACTTCGCGGATTCAGGTCCGGAATCGCAATGATCAACATGATAGGCTACTTTGGGATGATGTCATCCGCATTTGCTGTAGTCACAATCCAGATGATGCTAGTGTCCAGCAAAACCCGCGAGGTCGGAATCATGCGTGCAATAGGAGCAAAAAGGGCCGACATTCTGGTCATATTCATAATGCAGGGCATGATGATAGGTGCACTCGGCGCAGGCGTGGGAACTGCCTTCGGTTTAAGCTACACATTTTACGCAAAAGAGTCACACATGTCGTTTCAGGGAAGCATCCCACTTGAGGTAAGCTACAACTGGCCAAACATCATACAGACTGCCCTTATGGCATTCGCACTAGCAGTCATTGCGTCAATTTATCCGGCATTCAAGGCAACAAAACTTCAACCGGTGGAGGCAATGCGATATGTCTGA